A window of Myxococcota bacterium genomic DNA:
ACCCGTGTCTCCAGGGTGAGAACCTGATATCCTAGGCCTCTAGACGAAGGGACCGCGTGGGCGCGCACTGTAGGTGGGGGCGCGCGCCCAGTCAACGCCGCCTATATTCCGGCCCTCTAGACGCAAGGCGCGAGGGCGTGGGGATGAGCGAGGAACCCGGGCAGCCGATCACGGGGCTGCGGCGCGGGGCGGTGGGCGAGAACGTCTTCCTGTGCGGCGACCCGGCGCGGGTGCCGCGCATCGCCAAGGGCTGGGCGAAGGCGCGCGAGATCCTGAACCTGCGCGAGTACCGCGTGGTGGTCGGCGAGCGTGACGGCGTGCGCATGGCCGCGGCTTCGACGGGCATCGGCGCGCCCAGCACCGCAGTGCTGGTGGAGGAGCTGGCCAAGATCGGAGCCCGGCGCATGATCCGGGTCGGGAACAGCGGCGGGCTGCAGCCGTCGCTCGGGCTCGGGGATCTCGTGATCACCACGGGCGCCGTGCGCGACGACGGCACCTCGAAGAGCTACGTGCTGCCGGAGTATCCCGCGGTGGCGAGCTGGCGGGTCGTGGGCGCGCTGGTCGCGGCGTCGCAGGCGCGCGGCGTGAGACACGCCGTGGGAGTCACCTGGTCACTCGACGCCTTCTACGCGCGCAATGCCGTGCTGGGCGCCGGCGGGGCGATCGAGAGCATGGCGTTCGGCGGCTATCGGCCGCCCGAGCTCGAGGCGCGGCTGGTGGCCATGCGCGACGCGCGCGTGCAGAACTGCGAGATGGAGAGCGGCATCCTGCTCACGCTCGCGTCGCTCTACGGGCTCGAAGCCGGCTGCATCTGCGTGGTGTCCGACCGCGCGCCCTGGCCCGGACCCGCGGAGCTCGACATCGACAAGAACATGGACGCGTGCATCGCCGTCGCCGGCGACGCGATGCTCGCGCTCGCACGGGGTTGAGCGCGCTCTCGATCTGGGCGGCGCGCGCACTCACTCCC
This region includes:
- a CDS encoding nucleoside phosphorylase, which produces MSEEPGQPITGLRRGAVGENVFLCGDPARVPRIAKGWAKAREILNLREYRVVVGERDGVRMAAASTGIGAPSTAVLVEELAKIGARRMIRVGNSGGLQPSLGLGDLVITTGAVRDDGTSKSYVLPEYPAVASWRVVGALVAASQARGVRHAVGVTWSLDAFYARNAVLGAGGAIESMAFGGYRPPELEARLVAMRDARVQNCEMESGILLTLASLYGLEAGCICVVSDRAPWPGPAELDIDKNMDACIAVAGDAMLALARG